From a single Collibacillus ludicampi genomic region:
- a CDS encoding DUF1003 domain-containing protein, producing MAKKLYYVKPEIKDDASVIHGFDIEINKDDVARIDRLVNDYETRIMSHLDELYLKKTTWADRLADRMAVFGGSWKFIIWFALFLTFWMVWNTLPFTRHYHFDEPPFILLNLCLSFIAAFQAPIIMMSQNRQAARDKHEALIDFAINYKAEQEIDDMQSHLHRIEGELLQIKQLLSSIQEGNKQE from the coding sequence ATGGCAAAAAAATTGTATTATGTAAAACCGGAAATCAAAGATGATGCATCCGTCATTCATGGTTTCGATATCGAGATCAATAAGGATGATGTAGCAAGAATTGACCGTTTGGTCAATGATTACGAAACTCGTATCATGAGTCATCTGGATGAACTCTATTTGAAAAAAACAACCTGGGCGGATCGTCTTGCCGATCGCATGGCAGTATTCGGAGGAAGTTGGAAGTTTATTATTTGGTTTGCGTTGTTCCTCACCTTTTGGATGGTATGGAATACACTTCCCTTTACCCGACACTACCACTTTGATGAACCTCCCTTTATCCTGCTGAACTTATGTTTATCTTTTATCGCGGCGTTCCAAGCCCCGATTATTATGATGAGCCAGAACCGTCAAGCCGCACGTGACAAACACGAGGCGCTGATCGACTTTGCGATCAATTACAAAGCCGAGCAAGAAATCGATGACATGCAAAGTCACTTGCATCGCATCGAAGGAGAGCTTTTGCAAATAAAGCAGCTGCTTTCTTCTATCCAAGAGGGCAATAAGCAAGAGTGA